One Erpetoichthys calabaricus chromosome 9, fErpCal1.3, whole genome shotgun sequence genomic region harbors:
- the LOC127529219 gene encoding uncharacterized protein LOC127529219 codes for MTNNVVIDRVSLPGYENCETTLTILQDQLVTETEKTILQSASTNAYLTVAVGENSQSSDPYHQYINILEVTEDDDIEGPIVFNDSSHDSSGDSFLLKDILQNLPDVISEEESSIFNINRSSLWEGAVCGFKRNMYSPNKRMSIKFTDDVGHSEGAVDIGGPRREFLRLLMRYLQSSSLFMGPEHKKYLAVNSVFLYCYYLC; via the exons ATGACAAATAATGTGGTTATAGACAGAGTATCACTGCCTGGTTATGAAAATTGTGAAACTACTTTGACTATTTTACAAGATCAGCTGGTGACAGAAACTGAGAAAACGATCCTTCAGAGTGCATCTACAAATGCATATTTAACAGTTGCTGTAGGAGAAAATAGCCAGTCAAGTGATCCTTATCA CCAGTACATCAATATTTTGGAAGTGACTGAAGATGATGACATAGAAGGGCCCATTGTCTTCAATGACAGCTCTCATGATTCATCGGGCGATAG TTTTCTTCTTAAAGACATTCTTCAAAATTTGCCTGATGTAattagtgaagaagaaagcagcattttTAACATTAACAGATCTTCACTGTGGGAGGGAGCAGTATGTGGATTTAAGAGAAATATGTATTCTCCTAACAAACGTATGTCCATTAAGTTTACTGATGATGTTGGCCATTCAGAAGGCGCTGTTGACATTGGAGGACCTCGCAGAGAATTCCTGAGACTTTTGATGAGATATCTCCAATCTAGTTCTCTCTTTATGGGGCCAGAACATAAAAAATACTTAGCAGTCaatagtgtttttttatattgttattatttatgttag